One Streptosporangium becharense genomic window, GTCCGGGCCGTCCAGGGGAACGCCGACGGCGAGCCTGGCGCCGCCCTCGGCGGTGAGCGCCAGCGAGAGGCCGTACCCCTCGCCGGTCGCGCCTCCGCCGCCCTGGTGGAACGTGGCCGTGGCGGTGAGCTCCTCGGTTCCGGTCGCCCGGAAGAGCCGGACGAGGCCGGAGTCCTTCACCCCGCCGCCGTCGCCGAGAGGCGCGCTCACCGCGAGGTAGCCGATGCCGCCGTCCTCGGCGTAGGCCATCGCGTAACCGAACCGGTCGCCGGCCTGGGCCGCGACGACCCGGCGGAGGTCCCACTTCCTGCTCGTGTACGCGTCGCGGGGTGCGCGCACATCGAAGATCACCGCGATCGACCCCGAGTCGGCGTTGCCGCCGCCGTCCTGGCGTCCCGCCCCGTCGTCGTTCTCGTACGGCGCCCCGACCGCCAGGTCCGGCTCGCCCGCGACGCCGCCCATCCGGCCGACCGCCAGCGACCAGCCGAACATGTCACCGGCCTCGCCGTTGCCGGGGACTCCCTCCGTCTCCTGGGTGACACGCCGGCCGGGGCCGGGCGAGCCGGTGTCGAACAGGTAGACGGCGCCGGAGTCACCCGTGCCGTCGGCGTCCTCGTGCGGCGCGCCGACCGCCACCAGGGCTCCGCCGGAGGCCAGGGACCATCCGAAGTGGGCGCCGGCCTCGGGCTGGGGGGCCACCAGCCGGACCGTTCTGGGCCGCGGTCCCCCGTACACCACGTAGACCGCCCCCGCGTCCTCGCGGCCCGCCACATCGGTGTACGGGGCGCCGACGAGCAGGTCGGCACAACCGTCGGCGTCGACCTTCGCCATGCGCACCGACCAGCCGAACCCGTCGCCCGCCCGCACCCCGTCGGCGGTCACGGCCCTGCCGCTGTCCCCCCGGCCGAGCAGCACGTACGCGGCGCCCGCGCCGGCCAGACCTCCGGAGGAGGCGAACGGGTCACCGGCCGCGAAGTCGTCCGCGCCGTCGCCGTCGAAGTCGGCGGTGCCCGCGCCGGCGCAGTCGGCGGCATGCCCGGCACCGGCTTCCGTCCACGCCGCCGCGCTGATCGCGGTCCGGACCTCGCCGCCGGGCGCCGTCCGCGCCGTGATCCCGGTTTCCGCTCTGCCGGGTGCCGTGATCCCGGTTTCCGCTCCGCCGGGCGTCGTGCCCGTGCCGGTTCCGCCGGGCGCCGTGCCCGCCGGAAGCCCTATCGCGACCGCGACCAGCAGCGGGAGCAGGAACCTCATGACAACTTCACCTCGATCCGCTGCCCGCCCTCGACCACGGTGCCGGTCAGCGCGGCGGGCCCGCGGCCCGGGGGTATGTCGTAGACCAGGACGCCGTCGACCTTGGCCCCTGGGGGCAGGGCGACCGGCGGGCCCGTGGAGACCCGTGCCGGGGCGTGCGTGCCGCCGCGGTCGTCCACCAGGCTGAGCGGGGTGCGGCTGAGCGGCACCTGCTCACCACCGGTGTTGACCAGGGTCCAGGGGATCACGCAGAAGCGGCCCCGTTCCGGGGCGGCCCCCCGGTAGTCGGCCAGCCCGCAGACCGGAGCACTCGGAATGATCATCTGGGGGCCCGCGGCGAAGGGGCCGACCATGATCCTGCGGCCCACGTCGCCGACGCCGGTACCGCCGGTCCGCGTCTCCTGCCCGCCGCCGGTGGAGACCAGCACGACGGCCGTGACGGCGAGCGCGGCGAGCACGGCCAACGCGGCGAGCAGCGGGCGCCTGCGCGTCGCCGTCCGCGCGCCGTCAACCGCACCCTCCGCCGGGCCGTCCACCGGCCCGTCCATCGCACCCTCCGCCGGGCCGGGCTCGGCCGGGGCCGGGGAGCCGGACGGAGGCAGGGTCGGCGTCCGGTCCGGCGGGTGGTGCGGTCCGGGGGGTGCCGGGACGGCGAACGGGCGGGACGGCGACGTCGCGGCCTCCGAGGCGGGCTCGTGGAGCGGGGCCCGAACGGGTTCCGGAGGTGCGCCGGTGAGCCGTCCCACCTGCGCGTTCAGCACGCTGAGGGTCTGGGTGGAGTCGGGCTCCACGTTGGCCGGCGGCTGCCACGACTCGTTCAGCAGCCCGGTGGCGGCCAGTGCGGGCGGCTCCGCCCGCACCGGGGCCGCGGTGGTGATCCCGCCGCCGACCAGGGCGATCAGCAGGTCCTGCGCGCTGGGCCGCTGGAGCGGGTCCATCGCGGTGGCGCGGCGGACCAGGTCGTTGAGCGGGGCGGGCAGCGCCCCCAGGTCGGGCGGCCTGGTGAGCACCCGGGTGGCCATGGTCATCATGTCGCCGCGTCCGTAGGGGTGGCGGCCGTTGCCGGCGTACGCGACCAGGCAGCCCCAGGCGAAGATGTCCGCCGCCGGGGTGACGCCCAGCCCGCGGACCTGCTCGGGGGCCCACCAGCCGGGGGTGCCCATCACCTCGCCGGAGCGGGTGAAGCTGTGCGTGGCGTCGAGAGCGCGGGCGATGCCGAAGTCGATCACGCGGGGCCCGGACATGGACAGGATCACGTTGGCGGGCTTGAGATCGCGGTGGACCAGCCCCGCCACGTGGATCGCGGCCAGCGCCGCGGCCACCCCGAGGGCCACCCCGTGCAGGGTGCCGGGCTCCAGGGCACCGTGCTCGGCGATCTGCCGTGACAGCGGCGTGCCGGGGATGTACTCGGTGACCATGTACGGCCGGCCGTCGTCGTCGCCGTTGTCGAGCACCTGGGCGGTGCAGAACGAGGCCACCCGCCGGGCGTTCGCCACCTCCGCGTGGAACCGCGCGGCGAACCCCTCCTCGATCGCGAACTCGGCCTTGACCACCTTGAGGGCCACCGGCCGGCCGGTCGGCGCCAGCGCGAGGTAGACGGTTCCCATCCCGCCCTCGCCGAGGCGTCCGAGCAGGCGGTAGTCGCCCACCTGCTCGGGGTCGGTGGGCCGGAGCCGCTCGGCGCCGGGCTGGTTCACGACCTCTTCACCGGGAAGGTCCCCTCTCTCACTGGCGATCCCCCGTACGGCAACGTTATCCACAACGGAACCCTCCGTCTTCTCCGCGTGCCCGCGCACGGCCCCCGATGCGGGAGACTTGTCGGATGGCATCGGAGCGCACCATTGGGTGAAAGTGGTAGACGAGTCAGCACCGGACACGGTCGACCGGCGTGGGCCGGGTCGAGCCGTCGCGCGAGGAATCAAGCATGAGCCTTCTCGGCCCCGCTGAAATACGTATTCTGGCGGACAAGCTCAATATCCGGCCCACGAAGAAGCTGGGCCAGAACTTCGTGATCGACGGGGGCACGGTCCGCAGGATCGTGCGCGTGGCCGGTCTGAGCCCCGACGACGTGGTGATCGAGGTGGGCCCCGGGCTTGGGTCGCTCACCCTCGCGCTGCTCCCCGAGGTCCGCGGGGTGGTCGCGGTGGAGATCGATCCCGTCCTGGCGGAGCAGTTGCCGCGCACCGTCGCCGAGCACGCCCCGGAGGCCGCCGGCCGGCTGACCGTGGTGCACGCCGACGCCCTGCGGCTCCTTCCCGAGGACCTGCCGGAGGAGAAACCGACCGCGCTGGTGGCCAACCTGCCGTACAACGTGTCCGTCCCGGTGGTGCTGCACCTGCTCCAGGCGCTGCCGTCGCTGCGCAACGTGCTGGTCATGGTCCAGGCGGAGGTCGCCGACCGGCTGGCGGCCGTTCCCGGCTCCAAGGTCTACGGGGTGCCCTCGGTGAAGGCCGCCTGGTACGCGGACGTCCGCCGGGCGGGTTCGGTCGGCCGCTCGGTCTTCTGGCCGGTCCCCAACGTCGACTCCGGGCTGGTCTCGATGGTTCGCCGGGATCCTCCGGCCACCCGGGCGACCCGGGAGGAGGTCTTCGCCGTGGTGGACGCCGCCTTCGCCCAGCGCCGCAAGA contains:
- a CDS encoding FG-GAP repeat protein → MRFLLPLLVAVAIGLPAGTAPGGTGTGTTPGGAETGITAPGRAETGITARTAPGGEVRTAISAAAWTEAGAGHAADCAGAGTADFDGDGADDFAAGDPFASSGGLAGAGAAYVLLGRGDSGRAVTADGVRAGDGFGWSVRMAKVDADGCADLLVGAPYTDVAGREDAGAVYVVYGGPRPRTVRLVAPQPEAGAHFGWSLASGGALVAVGAPHEDADGTGDSGAVYLFDTGSPGPGRRVTQETEGVPGNGEAGDMFGWSLAVGRMGGVAGEPDLAVGAPYENDDGAGRQDGGGNADSGSIAVIFDVRAPRDAYTSRKWDLRRVVAAQAGDRFGYAMAYAEDGGIGYLAVSAPLGDGGGVKDSGLVRLFRATGTEELTATATFHQGGGGATGEGYGLSLALTAEGGARLAVGVPLDGPDRRGGVHLVPLADPGRARLIAPGRAGDLFGWSVGFGGNRLLVGAPDRDGSGAVTVLGRNDTEGTTLSPGAGGVPTPTGGTVTDFGASVG
- a CDS encoding serine/threonine-protein kinase; this translates as MNQPGAERLRPTDPEQVGDYRLLGRLGEGGMGTVYLALAPTGRPVALKVVKAEFAIEEGFAARFHAEVANARRVASFCTAQVLDNGDDDGRPYMVTEYIPGTPLSRQIAEHGALEPGTLHGVALGVAAALAAIHVAGLVHRDLKPANVILSMSGPRVIDFGIARALDATHSFTRSGEVMGTPGWWAPEQVRGLGVTPAADIFAWGCLVAYAGNGRHPYGRGDMMTMATRVLTRPPDLGALPAPLNDLVRRATAMDPLQRPSAQDLLIALVGGGITTAAPVRAEPPALAATGLLNESWQPPANVEPDSTQTLSVLNAQVGRLTGAPPEPVRAPLHEPASEAATSPSRPFAVPAPPGPHHPPDRTPTLPPSGSPAPAEPGPAEGAMDGPVDGPAEGAVDGARTATRRRPLLAALAVLAALAVTAVVLVSTGGGQETRTGGTGVGDVGRRIMVGPFAAGPQMIIPSAPVCGLADYRGAAPERGRFCVIPWTLVNTGGEQVPLSRTPLSLVDDRGGTHAPARVSTGPPVALPPGAKVDGVLVYDIPPGRGPAALTGTVVEGGQRIEVKLS
- the rsmA gene encoding 16S rRNA (adenine(1518)-N(6)/adenine(1519)-N(6))-dimethyltransferase RsmA translates to MSLLGPAEIRILADKLNIRPTKKLGQNFVIDGGTVRRIVRVAGLSPDDVVIEVGPGLGSLTLALLPEVRGVVAVEIDPVLAEQLPRTVAEHAPEAAGRLTVVHADALRLLPEDLPEEKPTALVANLPYNVSVPVVLHLLQALPSLRNVLVMVQAEVADRLAAVPGSKVYGVPSVKAAWYADVRRAGSVGRSVFWPVPNVDSGLVSMVRRDPPATRATREEVFAVVDAAFAQRRKTLRAALASWAGSAAEAERVLRAAGVDPSARGEQLTVEDFTRIAEHRAAENPA